A single Triticum dicoccoides isolate Atlit2015 ecotype Zavitan chromosome 2A, WEW_v2.0, whole genome shotgun sequence DNA region contains:
- the LOC119354039 gene encoding LOB domain-containing protein 37-like, with product MRGSERAAVSASTSGMSCNGCRVLRKGCNDACVLRPCLLWIEAADAQGHATLFAAKFFGRAGLMSFLTAVPEQQRPAVFQSLLYEAAGRTINPVSGAVGLLWAGSWHLCEAAVQTVLRGGAIRPLPELAGGVPEGGVGGSDLFASSSRRAVVGCSTYSAAKRVTPRKTWAPEAASQHQEPPCDLGLFLTPGSAAAAEGERRVRRAGTPSMSSDGSVTTSAGAGEKEPELLNLFV from the exons ATGAGAGGGAGTGAGCGGGCGGCGGTGTCAGCGTCAACGTCGGGGATGAGCTGCAACGGCTGCCGCGTGCTGCGCAAGGGCTGCAACGACGCCTGCGTGCTGCGCCCCTGCCTGCTCTGGATCGAGGCCGCCGACGCGCAGGGCCACGCCACCCTCTTCGCCGCCAAGTTCTTCGGCCGCGCCGGCCTCATGTCCTTCCTCACCGCTGTCCCCGAGCAGCAGCGCCCAG CCGTGTTCCAGTCGCTGCTgtacgaggcggcggggcggacgaTCAACCCGGTGAGCGGCGCGGTGGGGCTGCTCTGGGCGGGGAGCTGGCACCTCTGCGAGGCGGCGGTCCAGACCGTGCTCCGGGGCGGCGCCATCCGCCCGCTGCCGGAGCTCGCGGGCGGCGTCCCGGAAGGCGGCGTCGGTGGCAGCGATCTGTTCGCCTCCTCTTCCAGGCGGGCCGTGGTGGGGTGCTCCACGTATTCGGCGGCGAAGCGGGTAACGCCGAGGAAGACCTGGGCGCCGGAGGCCGCGTCCCAGCACCAGGAGCCCCCGTGCGACCTCGGGCTTTTCCTCACCCCCGGATCGGCCGCCGCGGCGGAGGGGGAGCGACGGGTGAGGCGTGCCGGCACGCCGTCGATGAGCTCCGACGGCTCCGTGACCacgagcgccggcgccggcgagaagGAGCCGGAGCTGCTGAATCTTTTTGTTTAA